AACTGCATTTCGTACTGGTTGATCTTTCCGCCCAGCCGGAAATAAGGATGCCAGCCATCCTGCATGGGAATGAATTCATCGGAGAGATTGATCACAGTGGTTTCCACCTGCAAAGCCCTGTTCGGATGCAATGCGTATTTCACTTCACACATGTATTCAAATGGAAATCCGGGATCATCTTTTTTGTAATGATATCGAAGTCGAACAGCAGCCTGCTGATCATCCGTGAATTTATCGGTGAGATGGAAAGGTTTGTTGAACAACAAGCCATGGATGGCTGTGCCATCTCCAAAACGGTTGGCAAACTCATAAACTTTATCATCAAAATTGTACTGTCCGTCCGGGAGCCGGCAGGCGAAGGGAGAGAGTTTGGCGCTTTTGTAAGAAACGGCCAGGTCCTTCTCCAGGTCAGCTTTTCCGTTGTAATGATCGATGATATTGAACCTGCCTCCATTCAATGGCACATCAAAGCCATGTAATAGGGCGCCATATGCAGGAAGTATACTGATAGTTGTGTCAGTTGCCTTATCTTGCAATCTGAGAAGCTCGAGGTCGTTGTCCGTAATCCGGTCGATCTGAAAACTCATAGTATCCGTTTAAAGAATTTTTAAATTTAAATCATTTTCAGAGATATGGCGATAGTAGAACGATTGCGTAAGAAATTCCGGGACCTCTACGGTCAGGAGCCGATTGTGGTGGCAGCTCCCGGACGCGTGAACCTGATTGGGGAGCATACTGATTACAATGAGGGTTTTGTACTGCCGGGTGCAGTGGACAAACGAATGTACGTTGCCATTGCTTCACAGGCTGAGCCTGAGATCACTATCTACGCCAATCATTTTGAAGAGTCTTTCTCTTTCAATCCCGAACATGCTCTCCAGCCCGTTTCCGGCTGGATGAACTATATGCTGGGCGTTACCCATCATATCAAAGCGGCAGGGAAAACTATCGGTGGCGCACAGGTGCTGATCGATGGCGATATCCCCGTTGGCGCCGGCATGAGCTCATCCGCAGCGCTTTGTTCCGCTTACGGATTTGCACTGAATGAATTGTTCAATCTCGGCCTCAGCCGTATGGAGCTCGCCTTCATCGGGCAAAAAACCGAACATACATTCGTTGGTGTGAAATGCGGCATCATGGACCAGTTCGCCAGCCTTCATGGCAAAAGCGGCCACGTGATGAAACTGGATTGCCGCAGCCTCGAATATGAATACATCCCCTTCGATTTCCCTGATCACAAGATCGTACTGGTGAATAGTATGGTCACTCACTCGCTCGCAGGTTCAGAATACAATGTGCGTCGTCAGCAATGCGAAGAAGGTGTAAGCATCATCAAAAAAACTTATCACAATATCAATTCGCTTCGCGATGTGAACCTGCAAATGCTGCAGGAACATCAACACCTGATCAGTCCTGTGGTGTACGACAGATGCTGGTACGTGGTAACTGAAAAAGACCGCCTGCTCAATGGCTGTGATGCACTTCAGCACGGAGATCTCGAAGCATTCGGAAAGCTGATGATCGCCACACATAACGGCCTCAGCAAACAATACGCAGTGAGCTGCACGCAGCTTGATTTCCTCGCAGAGCGCGCAGGCTACATCAAAGGCGTTGCAGGATCAAGGATGATGGGTGGTGGATTTGGTGGTTGCACTATCAATATCGTGCAGACAGAAATGGTGGATACATTCAAACAACAGATCCAGCATGCATTTGAACAACTCTTCCAGGTTACGCCCGAAGTGTACATCACGCAGATAGAAGATGGCACACATGTGGTGAATAGTGAAGTGTATCATTGATCATAGAACTTCCTTATACAAAAAATGGTTGATCGGCATTGATCAACCATTTTGTTTTACTAACCCTTTTTGTGCTACGCTTCTGTTTCAGCAAACATCCTGTTTTCCATTCCTGCACTTCTAAACAGGTCATACACTGCATCCGTAACGCTGTCTTCCATCACATTGAACTTTTTGAAGATCGCTACCATCAGTTCCAGGGCTGCTGCGCCATTGGCTGTGATCAGATTGTCGCTGCTCACACAAGGTTCCTGAACATAATGCGCATCTCCCCTGTAATCCGGCGCCAGGTCCTTGAGATAAGCCAGGTCATTGCTGGTATGTGGCACATGATCGAGGAAACCATGATTGCCCAGCAGCACGGTAGCGCCGCAGATAGCAGCTACAGTTTTGTTTGCGTGCAGGAAAGCTTCAACCAATAACGCTATTTCCTGATGCTCTTCATTCTCCCAGGCTTCGCCGCCCGGCAGGAGGAGCAGATCAACTTTCTTCGGATCCACTTCCTCCAGTGAGTGATCAGGTTCGATCCTGATATCTCCCATGGAAGTAATGGTCTGTCCGTCGATTGAAAAGGTCCGGATCATGAAATCTGAATATTTGTTCAGGTGCGCTACAGTATAAGCTGCTTCCCAGTCTGCATAGCCATTAAATACGAACAGGTAACAAATTCTCTTTTTCATGAGTATATGTTTATATGGTTGATCGGTGAGATTGAAAACGTCTATAAAACTCCCATCTGCACGGTGGTGATATTGTTGCGCGGGTCCTGGAAATCGATATTGACGTAGATCTCGCGGCATTCATCATTGATGGCGATCTTTCTGTCGTCTATGAATTTCAGTAACTGGCCGTATACAGAGGGCAGGTCTTCCCAGGCGCCTACATGTTCATGCACCAGCGCTTTGAAGGGAGGTAATTGCTTAACGCCGAACTTTCCGGAGGTTGACATTCCCTGCACAGGCAATGCGATCTCCAATGTGAATTCTGTATCGGGTTTTCCATCGGAACCATGATAGACCCAATAGACCGGCCCGCTGATCAGCGCTTTCTGATTGGCCGCTTCTGCGAGCAGGTCCTGGAGGACCGTTCCAACATATTGGTGCAATGTGTTCAGGGTTGTCTGGTGGGAACTGTACAAAACAGTCACCGGGGGATGCGTCTTGATTTCCATAGCGCTCTGTATTTGTTTCTACAAAAGAACTATGGGGTAGTGACAGCCCTATGTCAGTAGCAGGAAAATAAAAATCAGGAAAGGGCCGGGATCATTTCTTTGCCCACATGGGTTTGCTTTTCAGCACCTTCTTTTGGACCGGGCAATTGTCCGCATGCGCCCCGCGCAGGTAGCCGGTGCTCATGAGGAATTCGTTCACGATCTCTCCGCCGGTAAAGCGGAAGGTCTTCTTGAAAAGCTTCACCCATTCTTCCTTTGTTTTGGGATGATGATGTTCCAGCCATTGTTCGAAGGATCCGAATTCTTTTTGCAGGGCGAGAATGGTCTTTGCATTCTCGATGGCGGCATTGATCTTGAGACGGTTCCTGATAATGCCTGCATCCTGTAGTAAGCGCTCCCTGTCTTTCTCTGTGTAAGCTGCCACTTTCTTCACATTGAAATTGTGGTAGGCTTTGCGGAAGGAGGCTTCTTTTTTCAGAATGGTTTCCCAGCTCAGCCCGGCCTGGTTGATCTCCATGATCAGCCGCCCGAAAAGTTCATTATCGTCATGAATAGGAAATCCGTAATGATGATCGTGGTAGTTCTTGTGTAATGCCTGTTTATCTCCCGACATTCTTTCGATAACACTGCAATATGACATGGGAAGTATTGATTAAGATTAACCAGCGTAATGCTGATGAAGTTCTTTTGAAAAAGATGCCATGGTATCTTTGAGCAACTGTGGTGATTCCACTTTTACAGCATTGGTGAAAGTGAGCAACCATCTTGCGAAATATTCCATATGGCCCGTCATGAAATACATGCGGGTGCAATTATCACCTGCTGCCTCATCCTTCACAAAGCCGTAGTAGTAGCGGCTTTCGCGGATATACCTGATGAATTCGTTCTGCATGGTCACCACTGCTTCATTCAGTTCACTTTTATCTTTTTTCATCGAGTCGATATATCCATGAAGGGTGGGATGTACAGAACCATCGAAGGTTTCATCTTTCAATTGCAGTCGCTGAATACGGCTCACGCGGAAATCACGGTAGCCTTTGCGCAACCGGCACCAACCGATCAGGTGCCAGTACATGCTGTAGTACCAGAGGCCGATGGGTTCCACCATGCGCTCCGATAATTCCTCTTTACCCCCGGAATGATAACGAATGTAAATGACACGTCTTTCTGCAATCGACTGTTGCAGGGCGGTCAGATGGGAATCAGCATTTTCGTCTGATGGTCCCCGGAACCTCAGCACTTCGATATGGTTATTGAGATTATCGAGGTTCTCTTTATCGGTAGAACGCAGCACAGCTTTGATCTTGAAGAGCGCCGCTTCAAAATGCTGTCGGATCGATCCGTCAGTAAGCTTTTCTGCCAGCTTGCCTCCCAGCAGCAGGGCATTGGCTTCCTGCTGGCTGAACATTACCGGCGGCAGACGATAGCCTTCCATGATGGTATAACCGCTGCCGGCTTCACCGATCACGGGAACGCCGCTTTCGTCCAGCGCTTTCACATCGCGGTAAACGGTGCGCAGACTGATATTGAACCGGTCGGCGATCTCCTGGGCTGTTACCCTTCTCTTGCTCTGCAAATGGGTAAGAATGGCGTGAAGGCGGTCTATTCTGTTCACAATAACGGTTTATGCGAACACTAAATTACTACTATGAAATTGTATACCCGCTCTTTTCACTACTTTTATCCCGCCAAATTTCAATGGTGATTCATTCAATTCAACAGACGATCATGATTCAAACTGTTTGCGTGTGCGGAGCTGGTACAATGGGCCGGGGCATTGCCCAGGTTGCTGCCCGATATGGATTTCATACGATCCTATTCGATGTAAACAAAGACGTGCTTCAGCAGGCCAATACTGCCCTGCAAAAAGATCTCCGGATATTGGTGGAGAAGCACAAGCTCACCGCCGAACAGCAACAGAGTATCCTGGATCATATCCGGTTTACCAGTGAGATCAATGATTGTATCGCAGACATCGTGATCGAAGCCATCGTGGAAAAGCTGCCCGTGAAAGTGGGCCTGTTCAATCAATTGGCGGAAGTGAATCATAGCGAAACCATCTTCGCAACCAATACCTCTTCCCTGTCTGTTACGGATATTGCCAAACAGGTGGTCCATCCGGAAAGGGTTGCAGGCATGCACTTCTTCAATCCTGCCCCGCTGATGAAACTGGTGGAAGTGGTAGCCACACCGCTCACCAACCAGGCCACCATCGATGCAGTAGTGTCGCTAACGAAGGAACTGCAAAAAACACCCGTGCTCTGTAACGATGCACCAGGCTTCATTGTAAACCATGTGGCCCGCCCCTATTACCTTGAAGCGCTGTACCTCGCAGAAAAAGAACTGAGCAGTATTGAAACGATGGACACGCTCCTGGAAGCAACCGGTTTCAAAATGGGGCCATTCAAATTGATGGACCTGATCGGCAATGATATCAATTATGCAGTGAGCTGTTCCGTATACGATCAGCTTGGCCAGCCTTTGCGTCTCAGGCCTTCTCCCTTGCAGGAAGAAAAAGTGAAGAGCGGTGCGCTGGGAAGAAAAAGCGGGAAAGGTTACTACCAATACAACTGAGTCATCTGAAGAGCAACAAAAAAACATCCAATTGTCTACTATCCTCATCACCGGCGGTACAGGTTTCCTGGGCGCTTACATCATAAAGGAACTGGTTCAACAGGGTTACCAGGTCCGCGCCCTGAAGCGCAGCCGCGGTCTGCCTGCATTTATTCCATCTTCTATTTTTGAAAAAGTGGAATGGGTGGAAGGCGATATCCTGGATGTGGTTTCTCTGGAAGACGCGATGGAAGGGATCGATACCGTGATCCATGCAGCCGCAGTGGTTTCTTTCGACCCCGGTAAGAAACATACACTGTTCAAAGTCAATATCGAAGGCACTGCAAATGTGGTGAATATCGCACTGGAAAAAAATGTGCGCCGTTTTGTGTACATTAGTTCTGTTGCCGCACTCGGAAGAACAGCCAAAGAAACAAAAGTTACGGAAGAGAAAAAATGGACAAAGAGCAAATCCAACACCCATTACGCCATCAGTAAATACTTCGCGGAAATGGAAGTGTGGCGCGCCATGGGCGAAGGAATGGAAGTGATGGTCCTGAATCCCAGCACCATCCTGGGTTATGGCGACTGGAACAGCAGCAGCTGCGAGATCTTTAAAACGGTATACAACCAGTTTCCCTGGTATACCGAAGGTGTGAACGGATTTGTGGATGTGGAAGACGTAGCCAAAGTAACGGTGGCGCTGATGAAAAGCCCCGTCAGCAATGAACGCTTCATCGTATCCGGAGAGAACCTTCCTTTCCGGCAGCTGATGAATAATATTGCAGACAATTTCGGTAAGAAAAGACCTTCCAAACACGCTACGCCATTTCTGATGAAGATCGCATGGCGAATGGAAAAACTGAAATCGAAGTTCACCGGCAAAAAGCCACTGCTCACCAAACAGAGTGCGCGTGTGGCCCAAAGCAAAACTTATTTCGACAACACAAAACTGCTGAATACCTTACCGGACTTCAGCTTCACTCCATTAACCCAAACCATCGAAAAAGCCTGTAAGCGCTATAAACAGCAACTACCCTAATCCTGAAACCAGATACTATGAAAAAGCTCCTCCCCTTCCTGATCCTGCTGCTGATGCAAATAACATCCATGGCGCAGGAAAAGAATTTCACCATACTCGGTAAAGTAGTGGACTCCGCCACACAACAGGTTCTTCAGGGCGCATCCGCCTATTGCCAGAATACCACGCAGGGCACCATCACCAATAAAGAAGGTCTCTTCTTTCTTCGCCTCCCCAATGGAGGATACGATCTCGTGATCTCTTTTATGGGCTATGAAAAGAAAGTGATCCGTATCAGCAATAACCTGCCTCCGGTGGACACTATGCAGATCGCTTTGCTGAAGGAAGAAAAATCACTGGCGGAAGTAGCGGTAGTGGCCAGTACTGAATTGCCAGATGGCCTTGCACGTTATGGCCAGTTCTTTATCGATCATTTTATCGGAACATCTCCCAATGCATCGCAATGCGTGATCAAAAATCCCGAGGCCCTCAAATTCTACTTCTTCAAAAAAAGGAACAGGTTGAAAGTAACAGCCCGTGAAGATATTATCATCACCAATGAAGCACTGGGTTATAATATCCGCTACCAGCTGGATTCTTTCAGCTATGATTACAACAACAATATCAGTCAGTATACCGGCTATCCCCTCTTCATGGAGATCGATACTACCGCTGAAGTGCGTGCACAGTACGGGAAGAACAGGGCGCGGACCTATCTTGGCAGCCGCCTGCACTTCATGAGAACCCTGTTCGACAGCACCATGCTCGATGAAGGATTTGTGGTGGAGAAAATGGAAGACGATCCCAAAAGCGCCAAAGGCAGTTATATCAAAGACATCTATTCTGAAGAGCTCTACGAAGCAGACAGCAGTGAAGTATTCATCAAATGGCAGGGCCGGTATCGCATCACTTACAAGAATGTGCATCCAGACAAACGTTATCTGCAGGACTACAAGCTGCCGGACAATATCCGCGTACAGGTATCCCTGCTGGACGTAGCCGACGGATTTGTTATAGAAGAAAACGGTTATTTTTACGATCAGCAAACCGTGATCAGCACCGGCTACTGGGCCTGGAAACTGCTGGCGGAACTGCTGCCTTACGATTACGAATACCATTGACCTCAATCCTGCCATATGATCAAAAGCATTATTATCGATGATGAGCACAACAGCGTGGAAGCTCTCCATGAAATGCTGTCCCGATACTGCCCCGTGGTTGCTGTTGTAGCCACAGCCAACAATATCAACACCGCAAAAGAGTTGATCAACCTCCACCATCCGGACCTGATCTTTATCGATATTGAAATGCCATTCGGCAATGCTTTCGATCTGCTCAACAGTATATCAAAAATCAATTTTGAAGTTATCTTCGTAACGGCTTTCGATAATTATGCCATCAACGCCATCAAATTGTCTGCACTTGATTATTTGCTGAAGCCCGTGAGCATCAAAGAGCTCCAGGCGGCTGTGGCAAAAGCGGAAGTGAAGATCAGTTCCAAGAATATCAACACCCGCATCGAGAACCTGCTGTACAATCTCAAGTCGCCGCCAAGCAGTTCCAAAAGACTGGCCCTTCCTACTTTTGAAGGATTGATCTTTTTGGACACAGATGATTTTGTAAGACTGGAAGCGAGCAATAATTACACTTTCATATTTCTGAAAGACAAATCAAAAACCGTCGTATCGCGTCCATTGAAAGAGTTCGAGAGTTTGCTGGACATGAGTAATTTCAGCCGGGTGCACCACTCGCATATCATCAATCATAACTATATCAAGAAATATCATCGGGGCCGCGGTGGATATGTGGAAATGGAGGATGGGAGCGCCATTGAAGTGAGTACAAGAAAGAAAGACGAATTCCTTTCCAAATTCATTTGATCGTTCATTACTATGTTGCGCATTCTGCATTTACTGGTCTTCCTTCTGTCTGTAGTTACAGCAAATGCGCAGGATTACAATTATATCCAGTACACTGTTGCAGATGGTTTGCCCAGCAATACGATTTACGATGTAAAGCAGGACATCGATGGATTCATCTGGCTGGCAACAGATGCCGGACTTGTCAGATTCGATGGAAGGAAGTTTACCACCTTCACGCAAAAGGAAGGATTGCCCTCAAATGATGTGATCATTCTTTTTTCCGACAGTAAAGGAAGGACGTGGATCATCTCGATGCACAACACTATTTGCTATTATTACAAAGGAAAGATCTACAATTACAGGAATGATTCCGCCTGCAGTAAGATGCGTTTCCCATCCATGCCATACTATATGGCGGAAAACAAGAACGGCGAAATGGGCTTCCTCAGTCATGGCTCACAAAATGAGCAAGCGGTATTTATCTTAAGGAATAATAACCAGGTAATATCCAATAGCCAGATTCAATCAACCTTTAGACATAGTTCGATAGATGGCGATGGCCCCCCTGACAAGTTCCGCATTTTTTATTATGACACCTCCGGCAAGAGAAGCGTAGCCTACCTTTTTGATGGCAAGTGGAAACATGCATGGACGCACGATTGGGACGAACACTCTAACTACTTGCGCAAATCCTATATGGTTAATGGGAAGTTGAAACTGATGGATTCCACTTACGTTCAGGATATTAAGAGATATACTATCCACAGTACTGATATGGGTGATAATATTTCTTTTATTGAAAAAGCCCCTCAGCATCCAAGAATCAGCATACCCCCAGAGGGAAAACGGCTAACTGTTTATCAGTCTACAAACAATGGGGTATACTTTAACGATCCTGTTACTGGAAAGATAACTGACCACTTACTCCCTGGCAAAGTCACAAACCGCTGTTACCGGGATCTGGAAAATAATATCTGGATCGGTACACATGCCGAGGGAGTATGGATATTACCATCCAAATCTGTTAAGAACATCCTTTTAAAACAACCCAAAGCAGACATACTTTCATTCTTTAGATCCGGCAACACAT
This portion of the Pseudobacter ginsenosidimutans genome encodes:
- a CDS encoding helix-turn-helix transcriptional regulator; this encodes MNRIDRLHAILTHLQSKRRVTAQEIADRFNISLRTVYRDVKALDESGVPVIGEAGSGYTIMEGYRLPPVMFSQQEANALLLGGKLAEKLTDGSIRQHFEAALFKIKAVLRSTDKENLDNLNNHIEVLRFRGPSDENADSHLTALQQSIAERRVIYIRYHSGGKEELSERMVEPIGLWYYSMYWHLIGWCRLRKGYRDFRVSRIQRLQLKDETFDGSVHPTLHGYIDSMKKDKSELNEAVVTMQNEFIRYIRESRYYYGFVKDEAAGDNCTRMYFMTGHMEYFARWLLTFTNAVKVESPQLLKDTMASFSKELHQHYAG
- a CDS encoding carboxypeptidase-like regulatory domain-containing protein; protein product: MKKLLPFLILLLMQITSMAQEKNFTILGKVVDSATQQVLQGASAYCQNTTQGTITNKEGLFFLRLPNGGYDLVISFMGYEKKVIRISNNLPPVDTMQIALLKEEKSLAEVAVVASTELPDGLARYGQFFIDHFIGTSPNASQCVIKNPEALKFYFFKKRNRLKVTAREDIIITNEALGYNIRYQLDSFSYDYNNNISQYTGYPLFMEIDTTAEVRAQYGKNRARTYLGSRLHFMRTLFDSTMLDEGFVVEKMEDDPKSAKGSYIKDIYSEELYEADSSEVFIKWQGRYRITYKNVHPDKRYLQDYKLPDNIRVQVSLLDVADGFVIEENGYFYDQQTVISTGYWAWKLLAELLPYDYEYH
- a CDS encoding type 1 glutamine amidotransferase family protein; this translates as MKKRICYLFVFNGYADWEAAYTVAHLNKYSDFMIRTFSIDGQTITSMGDIRIEPDHSLEEVDPKKVDLLLLPGGEAWENEEHQEIALLVEAFLHANKTVAAICGATVLLGNHGFLDHVPHTSNDLAYLKDLAPDYRGDAHYVQEPCVSSDNLITANGAAALELMVAIFKKFNVMEDSVTDAVYDLFRSAGMENRMFAETEA
- a CDS encoding GyrI-like domain-containing protein, coding for MEIKTHPPVTVLYSSHQTTLNTLHQYVGTVLQDLLAEAANQKALISGPVYWVYHGSDGKPDTEFTLEIALPVQGMSTSGKFGVKQLPPFKALVHEHVGAWEDLPSVYGQLLKFIDDRKIAINDECREIYVNIDFQDPRNNITTVQMGVL
- a CDS encoding NAD-dependent epimerase/dehydratase family protein — encoded protein: MSTILITGGTGFLGAYIIKELVQQGYQVRALKRSRGLPAFIPSSIFEKVEWVEGDILDVVSLEDAMEGIDTVIHAAAVVSFDPGKKHTLFKVNIEGTANVVNIALEKNVRRFVYISSVAALGRTAKETKVTEEKKWTKSKSNTHYAISKYFAEMEVWRAMGEGMEVMVLNPSTILGYGDWNSSSCEIFKTVYNQFPWYTEGVNGFVDVEDVAKVTVALMKSPVSNERFIVSGENLPFRQLMNNIADNFGKKRPSKHATPFLMKIAWRMEKLKSKFTGKKPLLTKQSARVAQSKTYFDNTKLLNTLPDFSFTPLTQTIEKACKRYKQQLP
- a CDS encoding aldose 1-epimerase — protein: MSFQIDRITDNDLELLRLQDKATDTTISILPAYGALLHGFDVPLNGGRFNIIDHYNGKADLEKDLAVSYKSAKLSPFACRLPDGQYNFDDKVYEFANRFGDGTAIHGLLFNKPFHLTDKFTDDQQAAVRLRYHYKKDDPGFPFEYMCEVKYALHPNRALQVETTVINLSDEFIPMQDGWHPYFRLGGKINQYEMQFRSDAMLESNEKIVPTGNTLYDDTFLNGATIGERFLDTCFLLDHEEGIPCCVLYNPENKLQLAFYTNARYPYLQIYTPDHRESIAIENLSGAPNSFNNGMGLIRMAPRQTLTFNLWYQLSIG
- the galK gene encoding galactokinase — translated: MAIVERLRKKFRDLYGQEPIVVAAPGRVNLIGEHTDYNEGFVLPGAVDKRMYVAIASQAEPEITIYANHFEESFSFNPEHALQPVSGWMNYMLGVTHHIKAAGKTIGGAQVLIDGDIPVGAGMSSSAALCSAYGFALNELFNLGLSRMELAFIGQKTEHTFVGVKCGIMDQFASLHGKSGHVMKLDCRSLEYEYIPFDFPDHKIVLVNSMVTHSLAGSEYNVRRQQCEEGVSIIKKTYHNINSLRDVNLQMLQEHQHLISPVVYDRCWYVVTEKDRLLNGCDALQHGDLEAFGKLMIATHNGLSKQYAVSCTQLDFLAERAGYIKGVAGSRMMGGGFGGCTINIVQTEMVDTFKQQIQHAFEQLFQVTPEVYITQIEDGTHVVNSEVYH
- a CDS encoding DNA-3-methyladenine glycosylase I, encoding MSYCSVIERMSGDKQALHKNYHDHHYGFPIHDDNELFGRLIMEINQAGLSWETILKKEASFRKAYHNFNVKKVAAYTEKDRERLLQDAGIIRNRLKINAAIENAKTILALQKEFGSFEQWLEHHHPKTKEEWVKLFKKTFRFTGGEIVNEFLMSTGYLRGAHADNCPVQKKVLKSKPMWAKK
- a CDS encoding LytR/AlgR family response regulator transcription factor; translated protein: MIKSIIIDDEHNSVEALHEMLSRYCPVVAVVATANNINTAKELINLHHPDLIFIDIEMPFGNAFDLLNSISKINFEVIFVTAFDNYAINAIKLSALDYLLKPVSIKELQAAVAKAEVKISSKNINTRIENLLYNLKSPPSSSKRLALPTFEGLIFLDTDDFVRLEASNNYTFIFLKDKSKTVVSRPLKEFESLLDMSNFSRVHHSHIINHNYIKKYHRGRGGYVEMEDGSAIEVSTRKKDEFLSKFI
- a CDS encoding 3-hydroxyacyl-CoA dehydrogenase family protein; this translates as MIQTVCVCGAGTMGRGIAQVAARYGFHTILFDVNKDVLQQANTALQKDLRILVEKHKLTAEQQQSILDHIRFTSEINDCIADIVIEAIVEKLPVKVGLFNQLAEVNHSETIFATNTSSLSVTDIAKQVVHPERVAGMHFFNPAPLMKLVEVVATPLTNQATIDAVVSLTKELQKTPVLCNDAPGFIVNHVARPYYLEALYLAEKELSSIETMDTLLEATGFKMGPFKLMDLIGNDINYAVSCSVYDQLGQPLRLRPSPLQEEKVKSGALGRKSGKGYYQYN